Within Candidatus Binataceae bacterium, the genomic segment CTCAGCTTTTCGCCGAGCGGATGGACGGCGCCCTCCTGGAAAGCGCGCTTGCTCGTATAAGTTCGCGAGACTGGCGTGCTGCCAATCACCGTCCAGTGCACATCGTCGGCGAGCAGGGCGAAGAAACCGCCGCCATCACCGCGACTCCATTTCGCGAAAGCGTCCTGAACCATAGCTTTGTTTTCGACTGCGCCCATAATGCTTCTCCCGGTTTTCGCGATGCATAGCACATCGCGATCGGCACCGCCATGCGAGACCGAACGCATGGCCTGTCACGGGAAGGTGGGGGCGAGACCCGGCAACGCAGGTTTGTAGCTAATTCAAGATAACTAAAGTTGTTAAAAGATAAATTCCCATCCGTTGTAGACTGTAGCTTTTCGGCAATGAGGAAAGGTTTTTGCAGGAATTACGTTGCGAAAGACACTTTGACCGCAGTTTCGCTCGCTCTCGCGCTCGTCAGAGTATAAGGTCGGTAGGCGAGTAAAAACCGAAATCTCACATGGTGCAGACGTTGGGGGGGCGACTGCGATGGCTGCGTCGGACGAAATCTTCACGATAAAGGAACTCTCGGAACACCTGCGCGTTCATCCCACGACGATTTATCGTCTATTGCGGCAAGGGCGTCTGCCCGGCTTTCGCGTCGGCAGTAACTGGCGCTTCAACCGCACTGCGATCGAGCAGTGGGAAATGGCGCAAGTCTCCGGCGGGGCGCCCATCGCCACGCGTGGTCGGCGCAAAGGCGCATGACGCGAAGTCGCAAGCGCTCGTCAGCCGGCTGCGGTGACCGCCGGCTGAACTATCGCGACGGTCGCGTGGCGTTGACAAGCCGCAACCAAACCTAATAGCTAACCGGCAGCGAGATTTTCCGTAGGACTGGCCGATGCCGACCAAATACGTAGACGTTCGTGGCTTCGCAACCTATTACTACTACGTCGGTAAGACGACGCTGCCCGACGTCATTCCTGACTTCTCGCGCGGCCGCGCGCTGATCCTGATTCATGCGGCCGGGTCGAACGCGCATGCGTGGCATCGGCAGTACGATCATCTGGGTGCGGCGCACAGCCCGATCGCGCCGGACCTGCCCGGGCACGGGCGCAGCGCCGGGGTCGAAGGTCTGGGCACCATTGGGGACTACGCGGATTTCGTCGTCGCATTCCTCGACGCGCTCAAGCTCGCGACGGCGGTGATCGTCGGCCGCTCGATGGGCGGTGCGGTCGCGATGGATCTCGCGGCGCGCTATCCGTCGCGGGTGCAGGGGCTGGTTCTGATGGCGACCGCGGCGAAATTTTCCCTCCCCGACGAACTCCGTGAGACCTGGCGCGCGGTCACAATGGGGCGGATGGGGCAGCCGTTCGAGAATGGCGGCTACGCGCCCAAGACGATCGCCGAGCATCCGGAGGTCATCCGCGAGGGCTGGGGCGAGCAGATTCGCACCGATCCGCGAGTGCGCTGGGGCGATATTGTGGCGGCTTCGCAGGTCGATCTGCGCGCGGCGCTCGAGCGCATCGCGGCGCCCACGCTGATCCTCGCCGGCCGCGACGACGCGACGACGCCCCCTGCCGACGCGGAATTTCTCCAACAGCACATCAAGGGCGCGCGCCTTGAAGTAATTGCCGACGCGGCCCACAACCTGACGACCGAGCAACCCGCCGCCGTCAACGCGGCGCTGGAAAAGTTCTTGTCCGCACTAAGCTAGAGGAAGTGGCATGAGTCTGAGTCGCAAGACCGCCGTCGCGGGCGTTTACGAACATCCCAGTCGTTTCGCTCCCGACAAAAGCATGTACCAGATCATGGCGGAGAGTATCCGCGGCGCGCTCGACGACTGCGGGCTGACGATCAAGGACGTCGACGGGCTTTTCTCGGCCGGCATCGGCATGAGTGTGATGGGCATTGTCGGGCTTTGCGATTACCTCAATCTGACGCCGAATTATATGGACGGCACCAACATGGGCGGGTCGTCGTTCGTCGCCCATACCGCTCATGCGGCGGCCGCGATCCACGCCGGGCTGTGCGACGTCGCCGTCATTGTCTATGGCTCGACTGCGGCGTCGTCGCGCTTCGCCGTGGGCACCGGCGGCGGGGCTGGCGGCGATCCCTGTCATCAGTTCGAGTCGCCCTACGGGCCGACGACGGTCGGCGCCTATGCGATGATCGCGCAGCGCCATATGCACGATTATGGCACGACGCCTGAGCAGCTTGCCGAAATCGCCGTCACGATGCGTCATCATGCGTCGCTGAATCCGGCCGCCAAATATCGTGATCCGATCACGGTCGCCGATGTCCTGGCCTCGCGCGTCATCTCGTCGCCCCTGCATCTGCTCGATTGTTGCATGATCAGCGACGGCGGCGGGGCGCTGGTCGTGACCTCGGCCGCGCGCGCGCGGGACCTCAAGAAAAAGCCTGCCTATATTCTCGGCACAGGCGAGACCGCGCGTCACGCGGCGCGTGGCCAGCGCGACTTTCTGGAAATCGCCGCGAATCAATCCGGCCGCCTCGCTTTCGAGCGCGCCGGGATTTCGCAAGCCGATATCGACATGGCGATGATCTACGACTCGTTCACGATCACGGTGCTCGCGACGCTCGAAAATCTGGGCTTCTGCAAGCGCGGCGAGGGCGGCGCTTTCGTGAGCGGCGGACGCCTGCGCTACGACGGCGCATTGCCGATCAACACTGATGGTGGCGGGCTTTCGTCGAACCATCCGGGGATGCGCGGCATCTTCCTTGTCATCGAGGCGGTCAAGCAGTTGCGCGGCGAGTGCGGCCCGCGCCAGGTTAAGGATTGCGCACTCGCCTTATGCCATGGGACCGGCGGCGAACTCGGAACGCGTCACTCCGGCGCGACCCTGATTCTCAGCAATCAGTGAAAGCATCATCGAAGGATTGAGCAAGGCGGATGGCCGACGAAAAAGAGAAAAAGCGTTACGCGAAACCGCTTCCGCATATCGACGAAGAGATGCGGCCGTGGTGGGAAGCCGCCCAGCGTCACGAGTTGTATATCCAGAAGTGCCGCGATTGCGGCGACCTGCGTTTTCATCCGCGCGCCCTCTGCACGGGCTGTTTGTCTTCGCGGGTCGAGTGGCTCAAATGCGGCGGACGTGGCAAAATCTATACCTTCACCGTTACCAACCAGAACGCGAGTTCCGGTTTTCGCGACGCGTTGCCCTATGTGCTGGCCTGGGTTGAACTCGACGAAGGGGTCAAGCTGCTGACTAATATCGTTCAGTGTCCGCCAGCCCAGGTCAAAATCGATATGCCCGTCGAAGCGGTCTTCGAGGACGTCACGCCCGAGGTCACGCTCGTCAAGTTTCGCCCGGTGAATGTCCCGGGGTAGGAGGAGGTCGTCGGCGCTCCCGCGAGCGCGAAAACGCAAACGATGAGAATACAGCACATCGCGCTGGCATTTGCGGCTTGGTATTTGATCGTGCCGCCCTTGGCAGGTACCCAGGGCATCAACACAGATGCGCCGCAGAGCGATTGGTCAAGAGCGGAAGCTTTCCGCACTTGGGGTGATTGCGATAGGGTCCGGCAAGAGCGGATTGATTCCGCCACCCATACGGGCGACGACCAGGCAATACTTTTTGCGGAAAGCTCCAAGTGCGACAATCCGACTCCTGAACCATCAACGCCGCAGTCACAGGCCACCGGCCGCTGAGTTACGGAATACAGCAAGGGAACCTCGCCAACGCTGTCGGTTCGCAGCGAATCAGGCTACAATAAGGGTGCCCGTCGAGGCTGCGCGGAGAGCATCAGCGCCTGCTGACGCTCTCGAAATTGCGCCCGGCGAGGCAGGAAGAAACCTCAATTGAGCACTGTTCTCGATCTCCATAGTCATAGCGAAGCCTCTGAAGACAGTCGCGCGCCGCTCGAAGCCTATCTCAACTGGCTCAAGCTGCGCCGCGCCGAACGCCCGGTTGACGGCATCGTCCTGACCGAGCATCGCCAGTTCGACAAAACCGCGGATTATCGCGCGCTCGAAGACAAATTCGGCGTGATGGTGCTCAAGGCCTCGGAGGTTGAAACCGAGTACGGCCACGTGCTGGTCTTCGGCGTCACCGACGAGATGACCCGGCGCTTTGATTTCGCCGACGTCCGCTTGCCGGCACAGGTGTTGATCGACGAGGTCGCGCGGATGGGTGGTGTCGCCGTGCCGTGTCACCCCGGGCGTCCCAACGTCGGGCTTTGTGAGCATTACACGAAGCGGCCGCCGCTCGAAAATGTAGTCGCCGTCGAGGTTCTCAACGGCGGTTCGCGCAAGGGCGAAGATGAACGCAGCGAGGCCCTGGTGCGGCAATATGGCTATCGTGCGATCGGCGGCTCGGATAGCCATCTGGTGAGCCTCATCGGACTCTGCGCGACGCGCTTCGCCGCCGACGTGCGCTCGATCACAGACCTGGTCCGCGAACTGCGCACTGGCGCCTACGAGCCGGTCGATTTCCGCCCGCGCCGCAAACCCGTCCCGCACGCGGTACCGGTCGCGACGCCGGCCGCCCCAGCGACGCCGGCTGGAACCACCAAACCGGCGCCAGCCGGAAGCGCTGAGGTTAAGTGATGGCAGTCGAGTACGATCCCGCGCTGATCGGGCGGGTGTTCGAAACCACCGACCCGCAGCCCGTCGACGCCGCCACGGTGCGCGCCTTCACCGCGGCGATCGGCGATCAGAATCCGCTGTACAACGATGAAGTGGCTGCGAAGAACGGCCCCTACGGTGGGCTGACGGCGCCGCCCGCCTTCGCGGTGAGTTTCCGCAACGGCCGCCATTTCTTCGAGCACGTCCCGCGCTTCGGACGCCAGGGCTTCGACGCCGGCAAGGATGTCGAATTCGTCGCGCCGATTCGCCCCGGCGACGCCATCACGCTGAGCTCGCACGTCAAAGAAATTTACGAAAAAACCGGACGGAGCGGCTCGATGGTCTTCGTCGTCATCCGTTCGACCCTCACCAACCAACGCAACGAAGTGGTCGCCCATATCGATCATCGCTTCATGAACCGGCCCTGATTATCATGCCTCAAATGCTTTACACGGATGTCGTTATCGGCAGTGAACTCGGCCCCTCCGAGATGCATCTCAGCAAGGACCAGGTGCGCGCCTACGCCCGCGCGATGGGCATGTGGGTGCCGCGCTTCACCGACGACGAAGCCGCGCGCAAAGAGGGGCTACCCGGGATGATCACGCCCGGCAACATGAGCCTCGCCATCCTGAGCAAGCTGGTCACCGACTGGATCGACGCGGGCGACGCCAAGATGATTCGTCTCGGCACGACCTATCGCCAGCCCGTGATTCCCGACCACACCATCTCGCTGCATGGCTTCGTCACGCACAAGAACGACGCCGACCGCACCGTCGAGATTGACGTCTGGCTCGAGAACGAAGAGGCCGAGCGTCTGGTCATCGGCACCGCCACCGTCCAATTCCCGTCGTAGAGTCTCGTGAATCGTGCGCGCCACTAGCGGAGCGCTCCGCGCCACGGTGGCTTTCCGAAATTGGTGCGGCGGCCTTCGGCGATTCGACCGCTTCGCCTCTCAGCCGAAGTGTCAATTGCGCGGTCCTTAGCGGAAGGGCAGGATCGGCAGATCTTCGACGAGCAAGCAATGCAGATCGCCCGAAAACGACTAGCTGCGGAGTCGTCTAAGCGCCACCATTTCTTCCGGGCCGAACTGCAATGCGTCCAGTCGGGGCTCATCCAAGTGGTTGCAGACATATGCGCGAAAGAGATCGAAGACGCGACTGACCGACTTTGGGAAATTGTCCGCGACCTATTGCGGGAAGTCCAGGACTTATCTTCACCCGAAGCGTTCAGGATCCTCAGTGGTCAAATTGATGAGCTTTGGGTTCACTGCTCATACGTTCCGCAGAGTCAGTTTGAAGCGATTTGCCAGCGCGACGGCGTCAGTTCGTCGGTGAAAAACGCGACCCATTTTTACGATCGAAGTGTCGGCGCGCACATGCGACTCCAGTCCCAAGTCGAGGAATTCTGCCGCTCGGCGAGCATCCGCAAACCGACCGATACTGTTCCAAGTAATCACGGCCGCAGTACTAAAGTGTTTCTGAGCCATGCCGCGTCCGACGAACACATGGCATTGCTATTGAAATCGGAGATCGAGCGGCGCGTACCGGGTGTCAAAGTATTCTGTTCAAGTGATCCTGCGGACTTGGCTCCGGGCACCAAATGGTCCCCCGAGATTCAGCAAGCCCTGCAGCACTCGGCTCTCCTCATTTTTGTTGCGTCAGATCGTGGCCTCGCGAGGCCGTGGGTTTGGTTTGAGTGCGGAACATTTTGGTTTACCAAAAAGAGCATAATGCCGCTTTGCCTTGGTGGAGTTCGGAAGAATACCCTCCGCCGACCTCTATCGGAGTTGCAGGCTGTCAATGGCGACGAAGCCAGCGACTTGAAGATGGCTTTTGATGTGGTTGCCTCGATCACGAATTCGATCGTTTCTGACAGCTCTAATCTAGACAGGCTTTCCGAAAAGCTGAAGGAGCTAGATCACGATGCCGCACCGTCGTTCGAGCGAGGCGTCCGGCTGGCTCGGGGTCGAGTGGAAAGAGAGATTTCTCGCGTATGACGGTCCATACGAAAGCTTACAAGAGGTCAGCGACCGCAATTTCGGAAACTTCAATGCAGGAAGCTCTTCACGCAGCGGGTTACAATGTAGCTCTCTACGATAAGAACAACTTCGCAGCAATGACCGATGCCAACCATTTCGTTCAGCTAACCGATAGAAAATCATGGAGATGCCGGATTGTGAGAGGCGCGATGTACCTCGTCGCAACGCCTAGCTAACGGTCCCGCCTTGTCAGCTCGCGATTTCATAAGCGATACTCCCGATCCCCAACTCCAGCCGAAGGATACCGCGCAAGCTGCTCCGCAGAAAGAAGGGCGCGAGCTGGGAGGCTCGCGCCCTCTTAGATCGGAGAAAACGCCTCGAGCCCCTATGCGCTATGAGCGAGTGGGCCGCGTAGCAGTTTGCCGGGTAACGCGCCCGTGTGCTCGTTGTTGCGCAGGAGAACTTGGCCGTTCACCACCGTGGCCATGACGCCCTCGGCCTTCTGCTTGAGACGGCGAGCACCCGCCGGCAGATCGTACGTGAGCTCCGGCAGCATCGGCGTGACGCGCTCGGGATCGAAGACCACGACATCCGCGTTGTAGCCTTCGCGCAAGAGGCCGCGGCCGCCCAGTCCCCAATGATAGGCCGGGACGAAGCTCAACATGCGGACCGCCTGCTCGAGCGTCAGGGCCTGCTTCTCGCGCACCCAGTGGCTCAACACGTGGGTCTGCAGCGACGAATCCATGATCTGTGAAACGTGCGCACCCGAGTCGGAGAAGGTCACTACCGAGCGCGGATGACGCATCATCTCGAGCACATGATCCTGATTCTCGTTGATCAGGGTCTGCAGAAAGAACTGCTTGAGGTGCTTGTCGAGCGCGAGATCGATCAGCACGTCCACCGGATCCTTGCCCGAGGTTTCCGCGATTTCCGCGATCGAGCGATAGGGCGGAGTGGCGCGGTCGAGCGGGAAGAGCCACTTGTAATTGGCGTTGCGCGCTTCCGGGCCGACCGGACGGCCTTCGATCCGTTCGTGGCTGGCAGCCACCAGCTTGGCCCGCGTCGCTGGATCGCGCAGCGCGGCTTCCTGCTCGGCGAGCGGCCGCTTGCGCAACTCGCGCCACAACGGCAGCTTGTCAAACGGCATCGTGGTCTCAAACGAGAGCAGGACGTTGAGCGAGCGGCTATGCACCTGGATGAACATCCGGCCGCCTTCTGCGGCGGTCTCGTCGGCGAGGCGGAAATAGTTGCGCCAGTAATCGGGTGCGCGCCGCGTGCTGAACATGCCGAACGTGACGGGAACCCCGGTATCGACGGCGAGTGACTTGAGCCGCACCAGGTAGTCGTCGAGACGATCGCCCTCGACGCCCGTATCCTCACCGGCGATCTCGAAAATGCCGGCGTTGAGTTCGCCCATCACGCCGACCAGCTCGCGGACCTCGCTCCAGTTGGCGATCCGGCTCGCGACCGGATGGCCGTCGGGGGTCTGATGGTTGCGCGTGCGCGAGGTCGTAAAGCCGACGGCGCCGGCGGTGATCGCACGGCGCATCTCCGTCTTCATCAAGGCCAGGTCTTCCGGTGTCGCTTCCTCTTCGAAAGCCCGCTCGCCCATCACATAAGTCCGCAGCGCCGAGTGGCCCATGTAAGCGGCGTAGTTGATGCCCTTGGGCAGCCTGTCAACGGCGTCAAGATATTCGGCAAAGGTGGTCCACGACCACTTGATGCCCGCCTGCATCGCCTCGGGCGAGATGTCCTCGGCGCGCTCGAGATTGCGCATCACGAGCAGCTTGTCTTTTTCACCGCAGGGGGCGAGCGAGAAGCCGCAGTTGCCCATCACGACCGAGGTGATGCCGTGGAAGCAGGAGCTGGTGCCGATCGGATCCCAGAAGACCTGGGCGTCCATATGGGTGTGCGCGTCGATAAAGCCGGGCGCGACGATCTGGCCGTCGGCGTCGATCACCTCGTGCGCCTGATCGCGAATCCGGCCGATCGCGGCGATCTTCCCGCCCGTCACTCCCACGTCGGCGCGGAAGCGCGGCAGTCCGGAGCCATCGATCACGGTGCCATTGCGAATAATCAGATCATATTGCATCGGGGATTCTCCCTTGGTTGTCGGCCGTGAGGAGGCGCCGCGCGAAGTAGCCCGGTCCGGCACCCATCCACTGGCCGCGATTGTGGGTGTCTATCCATATCTTTTAGTCCGCTAGCCCGACAATCACAACCGCTAACCCGTAGCGCGTTCGACGACGAAAAAAATTGCGAGGAGTATCAGGATCGCGCCGGCGAGCCCTTCCGCCCCATGCTCGTAGCGCTCGCCGAGGCGCGCGCCGAATGCCAGGCCTATCAGGGTGAAAACGGTGGTGGTGATCGAGACGGTTATCATGAGCGGAAAAATTGAAATTCCCGCAGCGGGAAGCGCAATACCCACGGCCAGCGAATCCAGACTGATCGATAGCGCGATCATCAGAAGGCCGCCCCCGGAAGTTGCGTCGAAAGCTGCCTCGCTTGACGCGCGCAGCGCATTTCGCAGCATCAGGAGGCCGACAACTGCGAGGAGGGCAAAGCCGGTGTAGGCGGCGATCGCGCCGAGCCATTGTCCCGCCTGGGCGCCGATCTCGTAGCCGATCAGCTGCATCGCGATTTCGGCGCCGGCAAAAGCCAGGCCCATCCTTACGCCCGCGCGCAGACCTGGCCGCGTCACGCCGACGCCGACGGCGACCGCGAGCACATCGAGGCC encodes:
- a CDS encoding MaoC family dehydratase N-terminal domain-containing protein; the protein is MAVEYDPALIGRVFETTDPQPVDAATVRAFTAAIGDQNPLYNDEVAAKNGPYGGLTAPPAFAVSFRNGRHFFEHVPRFGRQGFDAGKDVEFVAPIRPGDAITLSSHVKEIYEKTGRSGSMVFVVIRSTLTNQRNEVVAHIDHRFMNRP
- a CDS encoding Zn-ribbon domain-containing OB-fold protein, giving the protein MADEKEKKRYAKPLPHIDEEMRPWWEAAQRHELYIQKCRDCGDLRFHPRALCTGCLSSRVEWLKCGGRGKIYTFTVTNQNASSGFRDALPYVLAWVELDEGVKLLTNIVQCPPAQVKIDMPVEAVFEDVTPEVTLVKFRPVNVPG
- a CDS encoding helix-turn-helix domain-containing protein, yielding MAASDEIFTIKELSEHLRVHPTTIYRLLRQGRLPGFRVGSNWRFNRTAIEQWEMAQVSGGAPIATRGRRKGA
- a CDS encoding PHP-associated domain-containing protein, which codes for MSTVLDLHSHSEASEDSRAPLEAYLNWLKLRRAERPVDGIVLTEHRQFDKTADYRALEDKFGVMVLKASEVETEYGHVLVFGVTDEMTRRFDFADVRLPAQVLIDEVARMGGVAVPCHPGRPNVGLCEHYTKRPPLENVVAVEVLNGGSRKGEDERSEALVRQYGYRAIGGSDSHLVSLIGLCATRFAADVRSITDLVRELRTGAYEPVDFRPRRKPVPHAVPVATPAAPATPAGTTKPAPAGSAEVK
- a CDS encoding toll/interleukin-1 receptor domain-containing protein, encoding MSIARSLAEGQDRQIFDEQAMQIARKRLAAESSKRHHFFRAELQCVQSGLIQVVADICAKEIEDATDRLWEIVRDLLREVQDLSSPEAFRILSGQIDELWVHCSYVPQSQFEAICQRDGVSSSVKNATHFYDRSVGAHMRLQSQVEEFCRSASIRKPTDTVPSNHGRSTKVFLSHAASDEHMALLLKSEIERRVPGVKVFCSSDPADLAPGTKWSPEIQQALQHSALLIFVASDRGLARPWVWFECGTFWFTKKSIMPLCLGGVRKNTLRRPLSELQAVNGDEASDLKMAFDVVASITNSIVSDSSNLDRLSEKLKELDHDAAPSFERGVRLARGRVEREISRV
- a CDS encoding alpha/beta fold hydrolase, whose translation is MPTKYVDVRGFATYYYYVGKTTLPDVIPDFSRGRALILIHAAGSNAHAWHRQYDHLGAAHSPIAPDLPGHGRSAGVEGLGTIGDYADFVVAFLDALKLATAVIVGRSMGGAVAMDLAARYPSRVQGLVLMATAAKFSLPDELRETWRAVTMGRMGQPFENGGYAPKTIAEHPEVIREGWGEQIRTDPRVRWGDIVAASQVDLRAALERIAAPTLILAGRDDATTPPADAEFLQQHIKGARLEVIADAAHNLTTEQPAAVNAALEKFLSALS
- a CDS encoding manganese efflux pump; translated protein: MEIHDNLIALGKVFVVALAVGLDVLAVAVGVGVTRPGLRAGVRMGLAFAGAEIAMQLIGYEIGAQAGQWLGAIAAYTGFALLAVVGLLMLRNALRASSEAAFDATSGGGLLMIALSISLDSLAVGIALPAAGISIFPLMITVSITTTVFTLIGLAFGARLGERYEHGAEGLAGAILILLAIFFVVERATG
- a CDS encoding MaoC/PaaZ C-terminal domain-containing protein, whose translation is MPQMLYTDVVIGSELGPSEMHLSKDQVRAYARAMGMWVPRFTDDEAARKEGLPGMITPGNMSLAILSKLVTDWIDAGDAKMIRLGTTYRQPVIPDHTISLHGFVTHKNDADRTVEIDVWLENEEAERLVIGTATVQFPS
- a CDS encoding acetyl-CoA acetyltransferase, whose product is MSLSRKTAVAGVYEHPSRFAPDKSMYQIMAESIRGALDDCGLTIKDVDGLFSAGIGMSVMGIVGLCDYLNLTPNYMDGTNMGGSSFVAHTAHAAAAIHAGLCDVAVIVYGSTAASSRFAVGTGGGAGGDPCHQFESPYGPTTVGAYAMIAQRHMHDYGTTPEQLAEIAVTMRHHASLNPAAKYRDPITVADVLASRVISSPLHLLDCCMISDGGGALVVTSAARARDLKKKPAYILGTGETARHAARGQRDFLEIAANQSGRLAFERAGISQADIDMAMIYDSFTITVLATLENLGFCKRGEGGAFVSGGRLRYDGALPINTDGGGLSSNHPGMRGIFLVIEAVKQLRGECGPRQVKDCALALCHGTGGELGTRHSGATLILSNQ
- a CDS encoding nuclear transport factor 2 family protein, producing the protein MGAVENKAMVQDAFAKWSRGDGGGFFALLADDVHWTVIGSTPVSRTYTSKRAFQEGAVHPLGEKLSGAIQPTVRDIIAEGDKVALQWEGRATGKNGTIYHQTYCWVMRFEGGKVREGTAYLDTELISQLWK
- a CDS encoding amidohydrolase family protein, translated to MQYDLIIRNGTVIDGSGLPRFRADVGVTGGKIAAIGRIRDQAHEVIDADGQIVAPGFIDAHTHMDAQVFWDPIGTSSCFHGITSVVMGNCGFSLAPCGEKDKLLVMRNLERAEDISPEAMQAGIKWSWTTFAEYLDAVDRLPKGINYAAYMGHSALRTYVMGERAFEEEATPEDLALMKTEMRRAITAGAVGFTTSRTRNHQTPDGHPVASRIANWSEVRELVGVMGELNAGIFEIAGEDTGVEGDRLDDYLVRLKSLAVDTGVPVTFGMFSTRRAPDYWRNYFRLADETAAEGGRMFIQVHSRSLNVLLSFETTMPFDKLPLWRELRKRPLAEQEAALRDPATRAKLVAASHERIEGRPVGPEARNANYKWLFPLDRATPPYRSIAEIAETSGKDPVDVLIDLALDKHLKQFFLQTLINENQDHVLEMMRHPRSVVTFSDSGAHVSQIMDSSLQTHVLSHWVREKQALTLEQAVRMLSFVPAYHWGLGGRGLLREGYNADVVVFDPERVTPMLPELTYDLPAGARRLKQKAEGVMATVVNGQVLLRNNEHTGALPGKLLRGPLAHSA